The following proteins are encoded in a genomic region of Paenibacillus antri:
- a CDS encoding CotS family spore coat protein, whose protein sequence is MKRTVGKGEAGRSRPRRTDRRRPAIRADRSDREDRAERTNRTNRPASGDRADGADRAYAELVSKVMAHYPGKVRSIRLLSDKGKKAVWSVSTDRGERIVKKVPFGDRDIDFMAYAVDYMRKRGLRTPAVIRTTDGKNFVALNEDRYVVFEAVRGRTPDYERKEELRLIMRGMAQFHKASQGIASPTRYYPSLLLYVWETRKRANIERLTAWKAAAAAKKKPTEFDRLFLRHADPFLKQAEESIALLKRADFAAWAEELRTNKSLCHQDFAAGNLAIGDDGQLYVFDMDALTVDAPIRDIRKILNKVMKKGVWDLERMVAMLKAYQEVNPLTAKQYRALVAEMSFPHLVYGQASKYYKRREKSGWTEEKHLEKLRDMIATERSKGKVLQAFLGRIDEVIAHGRKR, encoded by the coding sequence ATGAAGCGCACGGTTGGAAAAGGGGAGGCGGGCCGCTCGCGGCCGCGTCGGACGGACCGGCGGCGCCCGGCGATCCGCGCGGACCGGTCGGACCGGGAGGATCGCGCGGAACGCACGAATCGCACGAATCGCCCCGCAAGCGGCGATCGCGCGGACGGCGCCGACCGGGCTTACGCCGAGCTCGTTTCGAAGGTGATGGCTCATTATCCCGGCAAAGTCCGAAGCATTCGGCTGCTGTCGGACAAAGGGAAGAAGGCGGTCTGGTCGGTGAGCACGGACCGAGGGGAACGCATCGTGAAGAAGGTTCCGTTCGGCGACCGGGACATCGATTTCATGGCGTATGCCGTCGACTATATGCGCAAGAGGGGGCTGCGTACGCCGGCCGTCATTCGCACGACGGACGGTAAGAACTTCGTCGCGTTGAACGAGGACCGGTACGTCGTGTTCGAAGCGGTGCGCGGCCGAACGCCCGACTACGAGCGTAAAGAAGAGCTGCGGCTGATTATGCGGGGCATGGCGCAATTCCATAAAGCTTCGCAAGGCATCGCGTCGCCGACGAGATATTATCCGTCTCTTCTGCTATACGTCTGGGAAACGCGGAAACGCGCGAACATCGAACGGCTGACGGCCTGGAAAGCGGCGGCGGCGGCCAAGAAGAAGCCGACCGAGTTCGATCGGTTGTTTCTGCGGCATGCGGATCCGTTCCTGAAGCAGGCGGAGGAGTCGATCGCGCTGCTGAAGCGCGCCGACTTCGCGGCGTGGGCGGAGGAGCTTCGAACGAACAAGTCGCTCTGCCACCAAGACTTCGCCGCCGGGAACCTCGCGATCGGGGACGACGGGCAGCTGTACGTGTTCGACATGGACGCGCTGACGGTGGACGCGCCGATTCGCGACATTCGGAAAATCTTGAACAAGGTCATGAAGAAGGGAGTCTGGGATCTCGAGCGGATGGTGGCGATGCTGAAGGCGTATCAGGAGGTAAACCCGCTGACGGCGAAGCAATACCGCGCGCTGGTCGCGGAGATGTCGTTCCCTCATCTGGTGTATGGACAGGCGTCTAAATATTACAAGAGGCGCGAGAAATCGGGGTGGACGGAGGAGAAGCACCTGGAGAAGCTTCGGGACATGATCGCCACGGAGCGGAGCAAGGGGAAGGTGCTTCAGGCGTTCCTCGGCCGGATCGACGAGGTGATCGCGCATGGAAGAAAGAGGTGA
- a CDS encoding glycosyltransferase family 4 protein encodes MGNRGLKIALICTEKLPVPPIRGGAIQILIDGVLPFLGRKHRVTVYCPDDPELPPRETKLGIDYVRLPRDNYVQHVGKALQEARKAGKRYDVVHVFNRPKDLLVYEAAMPESRFVVSLHNEMYREHKISEEDGLRSIRKAKRIMCISDYIGKTIVSRFPSAKGKLRTVYSGIDLNQYKPIWSKRAQAARAELRKTYNVEGKKVVLFVGRLSAVKGPDVLVQAMEHVVREIPNAVLVIVGAKSFQEQMSKYMLQLREIAEPMMKHLRFTGFVEPKRLPSIFLMGDVFVCSSQWEEPLARVHYEAMGAGLPIITTDRGGNAEIVNHRRNGLVIEDYSNPKAFADAILYMLRNKKEAERMAKAGRELAERNHGFEHVAKRLERLYEEAMGAERK; translated from the coding sequence TTGGGGAATCGCGGATTGAAAATTGCCTTAATTTGTACGGAGAAACTGCCCGTTCCGCCGATTCGCGGCGGAGCGATCCAAATTTTGATCGACGGCGTGCTGCCGTTTCTCGGCCGGAAGCATCGGGTAACGGTGTATTGCCCCGACGATCCGGAGCTGCCGCCGCGCGAGACGAAGCTAGGCATCGATTACGTGCGTCTGCCGCGAGACAACTATGTGCAGCACGTCGGCAAGGCGCTCCAGGAAGCGAGGAAAGCCGGGAAAAGGTACGACGTCGTGCACGTGTTCAACCGGCCTAAGGATTTGCTAGTCTACGAGGCTGCGATGCCCGAAAGCCGATTCGTCGTCAGCTTGCACAACGAGATGTACCGCGAACACAAAATATCCGAAGAAGACGGCCTTCGGTCGATCCGGAAGGCGAAGCGCATCATGTGCATCAGCGATTATATCGGCAAGACGATCGTTTCCAGGTTTCCCTCGGCGAAGGGCAAGCTCCGGACCGTCTATTCCGGCATCGACTTGAACCAGTATAAGCCGATCTGGTCCAAGCGGGCGCAGGCCGCCAGAGCCGAGCTCCGGAAAACCTACAACGTCGAGGGCAAGAAGGTCGTCTTGTTCGTCGGCAGACTCAGCGCCGTGAAAGGCCCGGACGTTCTGGTGCAGGCGATGGAACATGTCGTTCGGGAAATTCCGAACGCGGTGTTAGTCATCGTGGGGGCGAAGTCGTTCCAAGAACAGATGAGCAAGTACATGCTGCAGCTTCGGGAAATCGCGGAGCCGATGATGAAGCATCTCCGATTTACGGGGTTCGTAGAGCCGAAGCGATTGCCTTCCATTTTCCTCATGGGGGACGTGTTCGTCTGCAGCTCGCAGTGGGAGGAGCCGCTGGCCCGGGTGCACTACGAGGCGATGGGCGCGGGGCTTCCGATCATCACGACGGATCGAGGCGGCAACGCGGAGATCGTCAATCACCGGAGGAACGGACTCGTAATAGAGGACTACAGCAATCCGAAAGCGTTCGCGGACGCGATTCTTTACATGTTGCGCAACAAGAAGGAAGCGGAGCGGATGGCGAAGGCGGGCCGCGAGCTCGCGGAGCGCAATCACGGGTTCGAGCATGTGGCGAAGCGGCTGGAGCGTCTGTACGAGGAGGCTATGGGAGCCGAGCGGAAATAA
- a CDS encoding aldose epimerase family protein, whose amino-acid sequence MSSITSKPFGTTEDGKPIRLYTFTNAAGMSADVSDLGGVIVALRTPDRDGAFADITLGYETAEPYLRKGPYFGALIGRFANRLEGAAFELNGAEYALAKNDGDNTLHGGREGFDKKLWDAEIVEAPNGAGQALRLTYVSPDGEEGYPGTLRATVTYSLTDDNELVLDYEAVTDRDTIVNLTNHAYFNLAGHAAGDIGGHVLTIDADKFTPVNAACVPTGEIREVDGTPFDFRKPTPIGPGLAKTDDEQIRNGGGYDHNFVLNVGGEKLEKFAEVYEPTTGRVMEAFTTKPGVQFYSGNFLNGSEIGKGGAAYGKRSGLCLETQYFPNSMKHKNFPSPILRPGETYKHTTSYKFSAR is encoded by the coding sequence ATGAGCAGCATTACCTCTAAGCCGTTCGGAACGACCGAAGACGGCAAGCCGATTCGACTGTACACATTTACGAACGCGGCGGGCATGTCCGCGGACGTCTCCGACCTCGGCGGCGTCATCGTCGCGCTGCGGACGCCGGACCGCGACGGAGCGTTCGCCGACATTACGCTCGGCTACGAGACGGCGGAGCCGTACCTGCGCAAGGGACCGTACTTCGGCGCGCTGATCGGCCGCTTCGCGAACCGCCTCGAGGGAGCCGCGTTCGAGCTGAACGGCGCCGAGTACGCGCTTGCGAAAAACGACGGCGACAACACGCTGCACGGCGGCCGCGAGGGCTTCGACAAGAAGCTATGGGACGCCGAGATCGTCGAAGCGCCGAACGGCGCCGGACAGGCGCTGCGGTTGACGTACGTCAGCCCGGACGGCGAAGAGGGCTACCCGGGCACGCTGCGCGCGACCGTCACCTATTCGCTGACCGACGACAACGAGCTCGTGCTGGACTACGAAGCGGTCACCGATCGGGATACGATCGTCAACCTGACCAACCACGCGTACTTCAACTTGGCCGGACATGCGGCCGGCGACATCGGCGGCCACGTCCTGACGATCGACGCGGACAAGTTCACCCCGGTGAACGCCGCCTGCGTGCCGACGGGCGAAATCCGCGAGGTCGACGGCACGCCGTTCGATTTCCGAAAGCCGACCCCGATCGGACCGGGGCTCGCGAAGACGGACGACGAACAAATCCGCAACGGCGGCGGCTACGACCACAACTTCGTGCTGAACGTCGGCGGCGAGAAGCTCGAGAAGTTCGCGGAAGTGTACGAGCCAACGACCGGCCGCGTCATGGAGGCGTTCACGACGAAGCCGGGCGTGCAGTTCTACTCCGGCAACTTCCTGAACGGCTCCGAGATCGGCAAGGGCGGCGCGGCGTACGGGAAGCGCTCCGGGCTGTGCCTCGAGACGCAATATTTTCCGAACAGCATGAAGCATAAGAACTTCCCGTCGCCGATTTTGCGGCCGGGCGAGACGTATAAGCATACGACGTCGTACAAGTTTTCGGCGCGATAA
- a CDS encoding M1 family metallopeptidase: MRRGAAGVAALALALAAAGCSDASAPPSSESGAPAAGEPRAEEPAPEPVGPGAAAGPGAVEPESTEPEPEPMPERTTYEIEATFDPASRRLTGTTVALARNDAAVATSEARWTAYLNAFSAEAIRTRDPVLPEHRKRAYAAAAPDALDGRLEAVRASVDGAPAAVERRGQTIAVALPEPWAPGEWRRIELAWEATLPAVHHRFGAADDAYWFGNALPILAAFDGEWRDYAYEPVGDPFYSTVADFRVRLTAPREYDVVATGDETVAPASASAADGWATTTVDAPLARDFAFALGAGYRVAEASTARGARVFVHFRHASEARAAAAAEAAAGIADLLEGWVGAYPYGEMDIFENEMFVTGMEYPGLAFVRADRLNDPDGVETVAHEVAHQWFYNVIGNDQVREPWLDEGFATYATDVYLLGDRLDAVYAERLRTLRKGAAVGDVRTYDSWSAYWNGNYRKGALLLHALRGELGEEGFDRFLKAYYEEFRFGVVTTESFAAAAERVRGEPMDAFFDRWLP; this comes from the coding sequence TTGAGGCGGGGCGCCGCGGGGGTGGCGGCGCTGGCGCTCGCGCTTGCGGCGGCGGGCTGCTCGGACGCGAGCGCGCCGCCGTCGTCGGAGTCGGGCGCGCCGGCTGCGGGGGAGCCGAGGGCTGAGGAGCCTGCGCCGGAGCCGGTGGGGCCGGGGGCGGCAGCGGGTCCGGGGGCGGTGGAGCCGGAGTCTACGGAGCCGGAGCCCGAGCCGATGCCGGAGCGGACGACGTACGAGATCGAAGCGACGTTCGATCCGGCGTCGCGCCGTCTGACGGGGACGACCGTCGCGCTCGCCCGCAACGACGCCGCCGTCGCGACGTCCGAGGCGAGGTGGACCGCCTACCTGAACGCGTTCTCCGCCGAGGCGATCCGCACGCGCGACCCGGTGCTGCCGGAGCACCGCAAGCGCGCGTACGCCGCCGCGGCGCCGGACGCCCTCGACGGGCGGCTGGAGGCGGTCCGCGCGAGCGTCGACGGCGCGCCCGCGGCCGTCGAGCGGCGCGGGCAGACGATCGCCGTCGCGCTGCCGGAGCCGTGGGCGCCGGGCGAATGGCGGCGGATCGAGCTCGCGTGGGAGGCGACGCTGCCCGCCGTGCATCACCGCTTCGGCGCCGCAGACGACGCGTATTGGTTCGGCAACGCGCTGCCGATTCTCGCCGCGTTCGACGGCGAATGGCGCGACTACGCGTATGAGCCGGTCGGCGACCCGTTCTATTCGACGGTCGCGGATTTCCGCGTGCGCTTGACGGCGCCGCGCGAATACGACGTCGTCGCGACCGGCGACGAGACGGTTGCGCCCGCGTCCGCGTCCGCCGCCGACGGCTGGGCGACGACGACGGTCGACGCGCCGCTCGCGCGCGACTTCGCGTTCGCGCTCGGCGCGGGCTATCGCGTCGCCGAAGCGTCGACGGCGCGCGGCGCGCGCGTGTTCGTCCACTTCCGGCATGCGTCGGAAGCGCGGGCGGCGGCCGCAGCCGAAGCCGCCGCGGGCATCGCGGACCTGCTGGAAGGCTGGGTGGGGGCGTATCCGTATGGGGAGATGGACATTTTCGAAAACGAAATGTTCGTCACCGGCATGGAATACCCCGGCCTCGCCTTCGTCCGCGCCGATCGGCTGAACGATCCGGACGGCGTCGAGACGGTGGCGCACGAAGTCGCGCATCAGTGGTTTTACAACGTGATCGGCAACGATCAAGTGCGCGAGCCGTGGCTCGACGAGGGCTTCGCGACGTACGCGACGGACGTCTATCTGCTCGGCGACCGGCTGGACGCGGTGTACGCGGAGCGGCTGCGCACGCTGCGGAAGGGAGCGGCGGTCGGGGACGTCCGGACGTACGACAGCTGGTCGGCGTACTGGAACGGCAATTACCGCAAGGGCGCCCTGCTGCTCCATGCGCTGCGCGGCGAGCTCGGGGAGGAAGGGTTCGATCGCTTCTTGAAGGCGTATTACGAGGAGTTCCGATTCGGAGTCGTCACGACCGAATCGTTCGCCGCGGCGGCGGAGCGCGTGCGGGGGGAGCCGATGGATGCGTTCTTCGACCGGTGGCTACCCTAG
- a CDS encoding exopolysaccharide biosynthesis protein has protein sequence MERNVSDILEEMRHELKRDRRLRVGELLEALRDKGPFFILMVLSVPFLQPIALPGVSTPFGFVLALLAIGILIGQDLPMPGWIRRYALPQRGVSLLFRGAVALFRRLERWSKPRRMPALTASDGALKGHALLMLVSSVLLMLPLPIPFSNSLPAYVVAFVALGYLLRDGALFLLAYVFALLTGAYFALIAVVGIEGLQLLTRKAWGG, from the coding sequence TTGGAACGAAACGTATCGGACATTCTGGAGGAGATGCGGCACGAGCTGAAGCGGGACCGGCGGCTCCGCGTCGGCGAGCTGTTGGAAGCGTTGCGGGATAAGGGGCCATTCTTCATTCTTATGGTGCTGTCCGTACCGTTCCTTCAACCGATCGCGCTGCCGGGCGTGAGCACGCCGTTCGGCTTCGTTCTCGCGCTCCTCGCCATCGGCATACTGATCGGGCAAGATCTTCCAATGCCGGGATGGATTCGGCGCTACGCGCTGCCGCAGAGGGGCGTCTCGCTGCTGTTCCGCGGCGCGGTCGCGCTGTTCCGCCGCCTCGAGCGCTGGTCGAAGCCCCGGCGGATGCCGGCGCTGACGGCGTCGGACGGCGCGCTGAAGGGCCATGCGCTGCTGATGTTGGTCAGCTCGGTGCTGCTCATGCTGCCGCTGCCGATCCCGTTCTCCAACTCGCTGCCGGCGTACGTCGTCGCCTTCGTGGCGCTCGGCTATTTGCTGCGGGACGGGGCGTTGTTTTTGCTGGCGTACGTCTTCGCGCTGCTTACCGGGGCGTACTTCGCCTTGATCGCGGTCGTCGGCATCGAAGGGTTACAGCTGCTGACGCGGAAGGCGTGGGGCGGTTGA
- a CDS encoding MFS transporter yields MLAVVFVGYLIFGISENMKGPALPRMQEDFRLEEWQLGLLLAFNSLGFLLACSFAGRVVQTIGLRTACLLTFGFMAASGWLIGSAQGFVPFAGAFFFFYVWNGLLEIALAVLSARLFTKNTGFMMNLSHFFYGLSSTGAPLAATGMMAWSVGGEALGWRGMYTVLLLTCALPMLPALLAKFPKESAAQAEARVTWRSFMRDKVAWCVVVLLAFGVTAELAVGGWLVNFLEKSYGWDTVRASGMLSAFFFCFTIARLVLGPLTDRFGFVKSIVLFAGFSGACTCAGILLGEPGAALLALAGAGIAPVYPTVMAFLAKRYPHGTDAAITFTVTTIGILGIVGNFLIGAATDALGYRAGYSLIGLSALGCAAAGVVLYRWLHKEGRVI; encoded by the coding sequence TTGCTCGCCGTCGTCTTCGTCGGTTATTTGATTTTCGGAATTTCGGAAAATATGAAAGGGCCCGCGCTGCCCCGCATGCAAGAGGATTTCCGCCTCGAGGAGTGGCAACTGGGCCTTCTGCTCGCATTTAACTCGCTCGGCTTCCTGCTCGCCTGCTCGTTCGCGGGGCGCGTCGTGCAGACGATCGGCCTGCGGACCGCCTGCCTGCTGACGTTCGGCTTTATGGCCGCGTCCGGCTGGCTGATCGGTTCGGCGCAAGGGTTCGTGCCGTTCGCCGGGGCGTTTTTCTTCTTTTACGTATGGAACGGGCTGCTCGAGATCGCGTTGGCGGTGCTGAGCGCCCGCTTATTCACGAAAAACACGGGGTTCATGATGAACCTCTCGCATTTCTTCTACGGCCTCAGCTCGACGGGGGCGCCGCTCGCGGCGACCGGCATGATGGCTTGGAGCGTCGGCGGCGAGGCGCTCGGTTGGCGCGGCATGTACACCGTCTTGCTGCTGACTTGCGCGCTGCCGATGCTGCCCGCGCTGCTCGCGAAGTTCCCGAAGGAGTCCGCGGCTCAGGCGGAAGCACGCGTTACGTGGCGGAGCTTTATGCGAGACAAGGTCGCGTGGTGCGTCGTCGTGCTGCTCGCCTTCGGCGTGACGGCGGAGCTCGCGGTCGGCGGCTGGCTCGTCAACTTCCTCGAGAAATCGTACGGCTGGGACACCGTGCGCGCTTCCGGCATGCTCTCGGCGTTCTTCTTCTGCTTCACGATCGCGCGTCTCGTGCTCGGCCCGCTGACGGACCGGTTCGGCTTCGTGAAATCGATCGTCCTGTTCGCCGGCTTCTCCGGCGCGTGCACCTGCGCCGGCATCCTGCTCGGCGAGCCGGGGGCGGCGCTGCTGGCGCTCGCCGGCGCGGGCATCGCTCCGGTCTACCCGACGGTGATGGCGTTCCTCGCGAAGCGGTACCCGCACGGAACGGACGCCGCGATCACGTTCACGGTGACGACGATCGGCATTCTCGGCATCGTCGGGAACTTCTTGATCGGCGCCGCGACCGACGCCCTCGGCTATCGCGCCGGTTATTCGCTCATCGGCCTCAGCGCGCTGGGCTGCGCCGCGGCGGGCGTCGTGCTCTATCGTTGGCTTCATAAAGAAGGACGGGTGATATAA
- a CDS encoding phytanoyl-CoA dioxygenase family protein — protein MKLHGLTEEQYIAWNRDGYLVLDGFLSPEEVDRYNAETDDAFERWRSNGGGNPEHGQLNHVEQICGIIDYGDAFLELMEHPKMMAVMRDVIGDRFVMIDNDAMLKPPKREAHTNWHRDTGNKLFVNEREIPFMVKVFYFLSDVADDGGCLAFLPGSNHLPNERLPRVEKQEDMPGHVRMTVKKGTAVLFNGYTYHSALNNYSDTTRRSLIYNYGASFVRTWPGYEASEELRAKATTNLRKMLLGVTPWVADPKAFEERPEPVPAAKP, from the coding sequence ATGAAACTTCACGGATTAACGGAGGAGCAATATATCGCGTGGAACCGGGACGGATATTTGGTGCTGGACGGCTTCTTGTCCCCGGAAGAGGTCGACCGCTACAACGCCGAGACCGACGATGCGTTCGAGCGCTGGCGGTCGAACGGCGGGGGCAATCCGGAGCACGGCCAGCTGAATCATGTCGAGCAAATTTGCGGCATTATCGACTACGGCGACGCTTTCCTTGAGCTGATGGAGCATCCGAAGATGATGGCCGTCATGCGCGACGTCATCGGCGACCGGTTCGTCATGATCGACAACGACGCGATGCTGAAGCCGCCGAAACGCGAAGCGCATACGAATTGGCACCGCGATACGGGCAATAAGCTGTTCGTGAACGAACGGGAAATTCCGTTCATGGTGAAGGTGTTTTATTTCTTGTCCGACGTCGCGGACGACGGCGGCTGCCTCGCCTTCCTGCCCGGCAGCAACCATCTGCCGAACGAACGGCTGCCGAGGGTCGAGAAGCAGGAAGATATGCCGGGGCACGTCCGGATGACGGTGAAGAAGGGGACGGCCGTGCTGTTCAACGGGTACACGTATCACTCCGCGCTCAACAACTATTCGGACACGACGCGCCGCTCGCTCATCTACAACTACGGAGCGTCCTTCGTCCGCACGTGGCCGGGGTACGAGGCAAGCGAGGAGCTGCGAGCCAAGGCGACGACGAATCTTCGGAAAATGCTGCTCGGCGTCACCCCTTGGGTCGCCGATCCGAAAGCGTTCGAGGAACGACCGGAGCCGGTTCCGGCCGCCAAGCCGTGA
- a CDS encoding AraC family transcriptional regulator, whose translation MGRRSESVRGTTGAGSGRQAVIPSGNVQYIASPSGFARSRLYFALIGGVEQTAPTFALERDRYHAFEMIYITKGRGSFRYGETEYELGPGDGVVYDMRLPHAFRADPSDPYEMRYVVFQGTDLDKQWGAWFEAPCVALPAGGEKEPRYAALLLLVLEEMARGALEREPYVSGLLYELLMEALSADRTAPAERGAAAPPALDSGRRYLEERYAEADADIHGAARVAGLSYYHFIRQFKRYYGSSPKEFLTKIRLGHAKRALLHTDLSVAEAAEAAGFGSYNAFLHTFLQHEGCSPTFYRKAWRRPPAE comes from the coding sequence TTGGGTCGCCGATCCGAAAGCGTTCGAGGAACGACCGGAGCCGGTTCCGGCCGCCAAGCCGTGATTCCGTCCGGCAACGTCCAGTACATCGCCTCGCCGAGCGGGTTCGCCCGCTCGAGGCTATACTTCGCCCTCATCGGCGGCGTCGAACAGACGGCGCCGACGTTCGCGTTGGAGAGAGACCGCTACCACGCGTTCGAGATGATCTACATTACGAAGGGGCGCGGGTCGTTCCGGTACGGCGAGACGGAATACGAGCTGGGACCGGGCGACGGCGTCGTCTACGACATGCGGCTGCCGCATGCGTTCCGCGCCGATCCGAGCGATCCGTACGAGATGCGCTACGTCGTCTTCCAAGGAACGGATCTCGATAAGCAGTGGGGAGCGTGGTTCGAGGCGCCCTGCGTGGCGCTGCCCGCCGGAGGGGAGAAGGAGCCGCGGTACGCGGCGCTGCTGCTGCTCGTGCTGGAGGAGATGGCGCGAGGCGCGCTCGAGCGAGAGCCGTACGTCTCCGGCCTGCTCTACGAGCTGCTGATGGAGGCGCTCTCGGCGGACCGGACGGCTCCCGCCGAGCGCGGCGCCGCGGCGCCGCCTGCGCTCGACAGCGGGCGGCGTTACTTGGAGGAGCGGTACGCGGAAGCGGACGCCGACATTCACGGCGCCGCTCGGGTGGCGGGGCTCAGTTATTATCATTTCATCCGCCAGTTCAAGCGGTATTACGGCTCGTCGCCGAAGGAATTTCTAACGAAAATTCGGCTCGGCCACGCGAAGCGCGCGCTGCTGCATACCGACCTGTCCGTCGCCGAGGCGGCGGAGGCGGCCGGCTTCGGCAGCTACAACGCGTTCCTGCACACCTTCCTGCAGCACGAGGGCTGTTCGCCGACGTTTTATCGGAAGGCTTGGCGCCGGCCGCCGGCGGAATAA
- a CDS encoding SDR family NAD(P)-dependent oxidoreductase, producing the protein MKRFEGKSVFVTGGATGIGFATALRFMEEGAAVAIMGRRADALEKAIAELRARAPGGRAMFVQGDVSKEEDVVRCIGSVVDAFGGVDVLVNNAAMSTSVDFVQAETSEWKPVFDVIAFGTYCCTRTVARHMIERGFGGAIVNVSSINAYRALPLSSHYNAAKGATDQLTRCTAVELASHGIRVNAVNPGFVDTPMSIVDGENELDTEWFKDIYVERRKIPQARAGGPEEIASVVAFLASEDASYICGATIPVDGGLSVTF; encoded by the coding sequence ATGAAGCGATTCGAAGGAAAGTCCGTATTCGTCACGGGCGGGGCGACCGGGATCGGGTTCGCGACCGCCCTGCGGTTTATGGAGGAGGGCGCGGCGGTCGCGATCATGGGACGCCGCGCGGACGCGCTCGAGAAGGCGATCGCGGAGCTGCGCGCCCGCGCGCCCGGCGGCCGGGCGATGTTCGTGCAGGGCGACGTGTCGAAGGAGGAGGACGTCGTCCGCTGCATCGGCTCGGTCGTCGACGCCTTCGGCGGCGTCGACGTGCTCGTCAACAACGCGGCGATGTCGACGTCGGTCGACTTCGTACAAGCGGAGACGTCGGAGTGGAAGCCGGTGTTCGACGTCATCGCCTTCGGCACGTATTGCTGCACGCGTACCGTCGCGCGACATATGATCGAGCGCGGCTTCGGCGGCGCGATCGTGAACGTGTCGTCGATCAACGCGTACCGGGCGCTGCCGCTGTCGAGCCACTATAACGCGGCGAAGGGCGCAACCGATCAGCTGACGCGCTGCACGGCCGTCGAGCTCGCCTCGCACGGCATTCGCGTGAACGCGGTCAATCCCGGCTTTGTCGACACGCCGATGTCGATCGTCGACGGCGAGAACGAGCTCGACACGGAATGGTTCAAGGACATCTACGTCGAAAGACGCAAAATCCCCCAAGCGAGAGCCGGGGGACCCGAAGAAATCGCATCCGTCGTAGCGTTCCTTGCGTCCGAGGACGCGTCGTATATTTGCGGCGCGACGATTCCCGTCGACGGCGGGCTGTCGGTGACGTTCTAG
- a CDS encoding DUF5107 domain-containing protein, producing the protein MSGAATVSTDWSYRGFQAVILENDLLKVVLLPGLGAKIWQITHKPTGKDLLWQHPRIAPRPIGFGASYDDHFFGGWDELFPNDVPETLGGEAMPDHGEIWSLPWEFEVRRDEGEASVKLWVETPVSACRMEKTIRLAAGEAKLRFSHRLTNLGRVELPYLWKLHAAVKADEYGRIDVGARDAYIEDFGPPRTGKTGASYAWPFATGEDGVRHDMRRCLPASSGVNEFQYLTELNGGWCAYTDTASGVGLGLAFDPEAFRSCWLFATYGGWRGLSTVVLEPCTGYPISVADGAAAGTHRTLAPGETFATDVTAVVYAGMKAVSGIDLEGNVEGEAKE; encoded by the coding sequence ATGAGCGGGGCGGCGACGGTATCGACGGATTGGTCGTATCGCGGCTTCCAGGCCGTCATCTTGGAGAACGATCTGCTGAAGGTCGTTCTTCTGCCGGGGCTCGGGGCGAAAATTTGGCAAATTACGCACAAGCCGACAGGCAAGGACCTCCTGTGGCAGCATCCGCGCATCGCGCCGCGGCCGATCGGGTTCGGGGCGTCGTACGACGATCACTTCTTCGGCGGCTGGGACGAATTGTTCCCGAACGACGTGCCCGAGACGCTCGGCGGCGAAGCGATGCCCGATCACGGCGAGATCTGGTCGCTGCCTTGGGAGTTCGAGGTTCGGCGAGACGAGGGCGAAGCGTCGGTGAAGCTCTGGGTGGAGACGCCGGTATCGGCTTGCCGGATGGAGAAGACGATCCGTCTGGCGGCGGGCGAAGCGAAGCTTCGCTTCTCGCACCGGCTGACGAATCTCGGCCGCGTCGAGCTGCCGTATTTATGGAAGCTGCATGCGGCGGTGAAGGCCGACGAGTATGGGCGGATCGACGTCGGCGCGCGGGACGCGTACATCGAAGACTTCGGCCCGCCGCGCACCGGGAAGACGGGCGCGTCGTACGCCTGGCCGTTCGCGACGGGAGAAGACGGCGTTCGGCACGATATGCGGCGCTGCTTGCCGGCCTCGTCCGGCGTCAACGAGTTTCAATATTTGACGGAGCTGAACGGGGGCTGGTGCGCGTACACGGACACCGCGTCCGGCGTCGGCCTCGGCCTCGCCTTCGATCCGGAGGCGTTCCGTTCGTGTTGGCTGTTCGCGACGTACGGCGGCTGGCGCGGCCTGTCCACCGTCGTGCTGGAGCCGTGCACCGGATATCCGATCTCGGTCGCGGACGGCGCGGCGGCGGGCACGCACCGGACCTTGGCTCCGGGGGAGACGTTCGCGACGGACGTGACGGCGGTCGTATACGCGGGAATGAAGGCCGTAAGCGGCATCGATCTCGAAGGCAACGTAGAGGGGGAAGCGAAGGAATGA